From a region of the Pectobacterium aquaticum genome:
- a CDS encoding cobalamin-independent methionine synthase II family protein yields MANTLSPFRADTVGSFLRPAAIKEARLQHQAGEIDDAALRSIEDREILRVVEKQREAGLQVVTDGELRRAWWHFDFFADLHGVERYEADHGIQFNGIQTKSHAIRVVDKVSFNPQHPMLDHFRYLNSISGDAVAKMTIPSPSVMHFRGGRKAIDATVYPDLADYFDDLAQTWRDAIHAFYDAGCRFLQLDDTVWAYLCSDDQKRQIRERGEDPAQLARTYADVLNKALADKPADLVIGLHVCRGNFRSTWISEGGYEPVAEILFGEVNVDAFFLEYDTERAGGFEPLRFVKPGHQQVVLGLITTKNGELEEAEVVQARIAEAAKYVNLNQICLSPQCGFASTEEGNSLTEEQQWNKLKLVVDIANRVW; encoded by the coding sequence ATGGCGAATACCTTATCCCCTTTCCGTGCCGATACCGTCGGCAGTTTCTTGCGTCCGGCAGCGATTAAGGAAGCACGTCTTCAGCATCAGGCAGGCGAGATTGATGATGCTGCGCTGCGTAGCATTGAAGATCGTGAGATTCTGCGAGTAGTAGAAAAGCAGCGTGAAGCGGGCTTGCAGGTTGTGACGGATGGTGAACTACGTCGTGCCTGGTGGCATTTCGACTTCTTTGCCGATTTGCACGGCGTGGAGCGCTACGAAGCCGATCACGGTATTCAATTTAACGGGATTCAGACCAAATCCCATGCGATTCGCGTTGTGGATAAAGTGAGTTTCAATCCCCAGCATCCGATGCTCGATCATTTCCGTTACCTGAACAGCATTTCTGGCGATGCCGTCGCGAAAATGACGATTCCAAGTCCTAGCGTGATGCATTTCCGTGGTGGACGAAAAGCGATTGATGCGACGGTTTATCCCGATCTGGCTGACTATTTCGACGATCTAGCGCAAACCTGGCGCGATGCGATCCACGCATTTTATGATGCAGGTTGCCGCTTCCTGCAACTGGATGACACCGTGTGGGCCTACCTGTGCTCTGACGATCAAAAACGCCAGATTCGTGAACGTGGTGAAGATCCGGCACAGCTGGCACGAACCTATGCTGATGTGCTTAACAAAGCGCTGGCTGATAAGCCTGCGGATCTGGTGATCGGTTTACACGTTTGTCGCGGTAATTTCCGTTCGACCTGGATTTCTGAAGGCGGGTACGAGCCCGTGGCAGAAATTCTGTTCGGTGAAGTGAATGTTGATGCATTCTTCCTGGAGTATGATACCGAGAGAGCGGGTGGGTTTGAGCCGCTGCGTTTTGTGAAGCCAGGCCATCAGCAGGTGGTGCTGGGGCTGATCACCACGAAGAACGGTGAACTGGAAGAGGCTGAAGTCGTGCAGGCGCGTATCGCGGAAGCGGCAAAATATGTCAATCTCAACCAAATTTGCCTGAGCCCGCAGTGTGGCTTTGCTTCAACGGAAGAGGGCAACAGCCTGACGGAAGAGCAGCAGTGGAATAAGCTTAAACTTGTTGTGGATATCGCCAATCGCGTGTGGTGA
- a CDS encoding mechanosensitive ion channel family protein — MQQNLALWLREAGIEHASIIALLIVLGLILLISAVIHLIFHQVVLKRMVLRSLNKPGKTEGHGWKQALTQHNLFNRLAFLLQGVILNIQVFVWLPSQSETREALIICSQVWIMVFALLSLFSLLDVLLNVSARTKVAAQLPLRGIFQSLKLIATIVISIMVVSLLIGKSPLILISGLGAMAAVLMLVFKDPIMGLVAGIQLSANDMLTLGDWLEMPKYGADGAVIDIGLTTVKVRNWDNTVTTIPTYALVSDSFKNWRSMSESGGRRIKRSINIDTTSVHFMTEDEQARLLRSKLLSPYIQNKKSELEQHNAQSDSDLTSPLNGRRLTNLGTFRAYLQVYLRTHPGIHKGMTLMVRQLAPTSEGVPLEIYAFTNTTAWVDYESIQSDIFDHIFAILPEFDLRIHQIPTGHDMRVMTQQMTAPKA, encoded by the coding sequence ATGCAACAAAATCTCGCGCTGTGGCTGAGAGAAGCTGGAATAGAACACGCTAGCATCATTGCGTTACTGATTGTTCTTGGGTTGATATTGCTCATTTCTGCCGTCATCCACCTGATTTTTCATCAGGTGGTGCTGAAAAGAATGGTACTGCGTTCACTCAATAAGCCCGGAAAAACCGAGGGGCACGGGTGGAAACAGGCGCTGACGCAACACAACTTGTTTAACCGGCTGGCCTTCTTGCTACAAGGGGTGATCCTGAATATTCAGGTCTTTGTGTGGCTTCCCTCGCAGAGTGAAACCCGTGAAGCACTCATCATCTGTTCCCAAGTGTGGATCATGGTTTTTGCGCTGCTGTCCCTATTCTCGCTCCTCGATGTTCTGCTCAACGTTTCCGCCCGAACCAAAGTCGCGGCCCAATTACCGCTGCGCGGTATCTTCCAGAGTCTGAAACTGATCGCCACCATTGTTATCAGCATTATGGTGGTGTCACTGCTCATCGGGAAATCGCCGCTGATTCTGATTAGTGGGTTAGGCGCAATGGCCGCCGTCCTGATGTTAGTGTTCAAAGATCCGATTATGGGATTGGTCGCGGGCATCCAACTCTCCGCCAACGACATGTTAACGCTGGGAGACTGGCTCGAAATGCCCAAGTACGGCGCTGACGGGGCCGTTATCGATATCGGGCTGACAACGGTAAAAGTGAGAAACTGGGATAATACCGTCACCACCATTCCCACCTACGCGTTAGTATCGGATTCTTTTAAGAACTGGCGTTCGATGTCGGAATCAGGGGGCAGACGCATCAAGCGCAGTATCAATATCGATACCACCAGCGTGCATTTTATGACGGAAGACGAGCAGGCGCGATTGCTGCGCAGCAAGCTGCTGTCGCCTTATATTCAGAACAAGAAGAGTGAACTGGAGCAACATAATGCACAGTCCGACTCCGACCTGACATCACCGCTGAACGGCCGTCGTCTGACGAATTTAGGCACGTTCCGCGCCTACCTTCAGGTATATCTGCGCACCCATCCGGGTATTCATAAAGGGATGACGCTGATGGTGCGGCAGCTTGCGCCAACGTCAGAAGGGGTACCGCTGGAAATTTATGCGTTCACCAACACGACCGCCTGGGTCGATTATGAAAGCATTCAGTCTGACATTTTCGACCATATCTTTGCGATCTTACCGGAGTTCGATCTCCGTATTCATCAAATCCCAACCGGCCACGATATGCGGGTCATGACCCAGCAAATGACGGCCCCGAAAGCGTAA
- a CDS encoding ACP phosphodiesterase, whose translation MNFLAHLHLATLADSSLLGNLMADFVRGNPQDSYADEIVAGIRLHRRVDSLTDSLPEVKQARQYFSDEFRRVSPITLDVLWDHYLARHWLQLVPDTPLQAFIDSAQSQIEPHLALTPERFQNLNRYLWPERWMTRYAELPFIADVLHRMSVRRPKLAALSGSFQDIEQHYHQFETLFWQFYPRMMQLAKAQQL comes from the coding sequence ATGAATTTTCTCGCTCATCTCCATCTGGCCACGCTGGCCGACAGCTCCCTATTAGGTAATCTGATGGCGGATTTCGTGCGCGGTAACCCGCAGGACAGCTACGCTGACGAGATCGTCGCGGGTATTCGTCTGCATCGTCGTGTTGATTCACTGACCGACAGCCTGCCGGAAGTCAAACAGGCACGTCAGTATTTCAGCGATGAATTCCGCCGCGTGTCGCCGATTACGCTAGATGTGCTGTGGGATCACTATCTTGCGCGTCACTGGCTACAACTGGTGCCGGACACGCCCTTACAAGCCTTTATCGACAGCGCGCAATCACAAATCGAGCCGCATCTGGCACTGACGCCTGAACGCTTTCAGAACCTGAATCGCTATCTGTGGCCGGAACGCTGGATGACGCGTTACGCAGAGCTGCCGTTTATCGCCGATGTGCTGCACAGAATGTCGGTACGCCGCCCGAAACTGGCCGCGCTGTCCGGCTCTTTTCAGGATATCGAGCAGCACTATCACCAATTTGAAACACTTTTCTGGCAGTTTTATCCACGGATGATGCAATTAGCGAAAGCGCAGCAGTTATAA
- a CDS encoding peroxiredoxin C, with protein sequence MVLVTRQAPDFTAAAVLGSGEIVENFNLKKHINGKAAVIFFWPMDFTFVCPSELIAFDHRYAEFKKRGVEVVGVSFDSEFVHNAWRKTPVDKGGIGEVQYAMVADIKREIQKAYGIEHPEAGVALRGSFLIDKNGVVRHQVVNDLPLGRNIDEMLRTVDALQFHEEHGEVCPAQWEKGKSGMGASPDGVAKYLSENADKL encoded by the coding sequence ATGGTCCTGGTAACTCGTCAAGCCCCAGACTTCACCGCAGCTGCCGTTTTAGGCAGTGGCGAAATCGTCGAAAATTTCAACCTGAAGAAGCACATCAACGGTAAAGCTGCCGTGATCTTCTTCTGGCCGATGGACTTCACCTTCGTTTGTCCGTCAGAGCTGATTGCTTTCGATCATCGCTATGCCGAGTTCAAGAAACGCGGTGTAGAAGTGGTTGGCGTGTCCTTCGACTCCGAGTTTGTTCACAACGCATGGCGTAAAACCCCTGTGGACAAAGGCGGCATCGGCGAAGTGCAATACGCGATGGTTGCTGATATCAAACGCGAAATCCAGAAGGCCTACGGCATTGAGCACCCAGAAGCCGGTGTTGCACTGCGTGGTTCTTTCCTGATCGACAAAAATGGCGTGGTTCGTCACCAGGTGGTGAACGATCTGCCGCTGGGTCGTAACATCGATGAAATGCTGCGTACCGTTGACGCCCTGCAATTCCACGAAGAGCACGGCGAAGTGTGCCCGGCACAGTGGGAAAAAGGTAAATCCGGTATGGGCGCGTCACCAGACGGCGTAGCGAAATACCTGTCTGAGAACGCAGACAAGCTGTAA
- a CDS encoding IS110 family transposase translates to MSLPNLLHIGIDVSKASLDVAIGSALPPFSARNDLDGFDAILAELAKHPVSLILMEATGGLEAPLACSLQAAGFEVVVINPRQARDFARAMGYLAKTDTIDAKALAMMAEVIDRHPERERFIQPLPDPQRQALAALVTRRRQLVTMLVAERNRLTQAHPQARKSIKTIIDALKHELARIDHDMNRHVQIHFSALSGLLNSVKGVGTTTTATLLAEIPELGKLSRREISALAGVAPLNRDSGKMRGKRTIFGGRAHVRSVLYMATLVATRFNPVIHAFYTRLVTAGKPKKVALVACMRKLLTILNAMLKTGKEWDASFHLITS, encoded by the coding sequence ATGAGTCTGCCAAATTTACTTCACATCGGCATTGATGTTTCCAAAGCCTCCCTCGATGTCGCTATCGGTTCCGCATTGCCGCCCTTTTCCGCCAGGAATGACCTCGATGGCTTTGACGCTATTCTGGCTGAACTGGCAAAACATCCTGTTTCCCTTATCCTCATGGAGGCTACTGGTGGCCTCGAAGCCCCACTCGCTTGTTCGTTACAAGCCGCTGGGTTTGAGGTCGTGGTTATCAACCCACGTCAGGCCAGAGACTTCGCGCGGGCCATGGGATACCTCGCCAAAACCGACACGATTGATGCCAAAGCCTTGGCTATGATGGCCGAGGTCATCGACCGTCATCCTGAGCGCGAACGTTTTATTCAACCGCTGCCAGACCCTCAACGTCAGGCTCTGGCGGCTCTCGTCACTCGCCGACGCCAACTCGTGACCATGCTTGTCGCTGAACGTAACCGCCTTACTCAGGCTCATCCTCAGGCTCGTAAGAGCATAAAAACGATTATTGATGCGCTGAAACACGAGCTGGCTCGCATAGACCACGACATGAACAGGCATGTTCAGATTCACTTCAGCGCCTTGTCCGGTTTACTCAATAGCGTCAAAGGCGTCGGAACCACGACCACCGCTACGTTGCTGGCAGAGATACCCGAACTGGGAAAACTCTCGCGCCGCGAGATTAGTGCGCTGGCAGGCGTCGCGCCCCTCAATCGGGACTCTGGCAAAATGCGGGGCAAGCGGACAATATTTGGTGGTAGGGCCCACGTCCGTAGCGTGTTGTATATGGCAACGTTGGTCGCGACTCGGTTTAATCCGGTGATTCACGCGTTTTATACGCGTCTCGTGACGGCGGGCAAACCGAAAAAAGTCGCGCTGGTTGCCTGCATGCGCAAACTTCTGACTATTCTGAACGCTATGCTCAAAACGGGTAAGGAATGGGATGCGTCTTTTCACCTGATTACCTCATGA
- the phoB gene encoding phosphate response regulator transcription factor PhoB — translation MAKRILVVEDEAPIREMVCFVLEQNGYQPVEAEDYDSAVTQLSEPFPELVLLDWMLPGGSGLQFIKHMKREALTRDIPVMMLTARGEEEDRVRGLEVGADDYITKPFSPKELVARIKAVMRRISPMAVEEVIEMRGLNLDPSSHRVTTEEHALDMGPTEFKLLHFFMTHPERVYSREQLLNHVWGTNVYVEDRTVDVHIRRLRKALETSGHDKMVQTVRGTGYRFSTRY, via the coding sequence ATGGCAAAACGCATATTAGTCGTGGAAGATGAAGCACCAATTCGTGAAATGGTCTGCTTTGTACTGGAACAAAATGGTTATCAACCCGTTGAAGCTGAAGACTATGACAGCGCGGTGACGCAACTGTCGGAGCCATTCCCGGAACTGGTGTTATTGGACTGGATGCTGCCAGGCGGGTCGGGCCTGCAATTCATCAAGCATATGAAGCGCGAGGCGCTGACGCGTGATATCCCGGTGATGATGTTGACCGCGCGTGGCGAAGAAGAAGACCGCGTGCGTGGGCTTGAAGTGGGGGCGGATGATTACATTACCAAACCGTTCTCACCCAAAGAATTAGTGGCGCGTATCAAAGCCGTCATGCGCCGAATTTCACCGATGGCGGTGGAAGAAGTGATTGAAATGCGTGGCCTGAACCTCGATCCTTCCTCACATCGCGTGACGACCGAGGAGCATGCGTTGGACATGGGGCCGACGGAATTTAAACTGCTGCATTTCTTTATGACGCATCCTGAACGTGTTTATAGCCGGGAACAGTTGCTGAATCACGTTTGGGGCACTAACGTTTATGTTGAGGATCGTACTGTCGACGTCCATATTCGTCGCTTGCGTAAAGCGCTGGAAACCAGTGGACATGACAAAATGGTGCAAACCGTTCGGGGAACGGGCTACCGTTTTTCAACGCGTTACTGA
- a CDS encoding PstS family phosphate ABC transporter substrate-binding protein gives MISATRIASAFLLLLSALCSAQPRQMLAGNLSSAGSDTLANLMAFWAADFSQHYPNVNLQIQAAGSSSAPTSLASGAAQLGPMSRAMKASEIEAFVQHYGYPPLAVPVALDALVVLVNQDNPLPGLNLSQLDAIFSITQRCGNHQPIKQWGDLGLHGSWEKRTLLRYGRNSASGTYGFFKQKALCRGDFLPQVNELPGSASVVQAVAASTDAIGYASVGFRTSGVRMLPLAAQGTDYIYPSTENIRSGLYPYTRYLYIYVNKAPSQPLEALTAAFLDRVLSETGQSLVNQDGYLPLPEETRRQARQQIGLPQ, from the coding sequence ATGATCTCCGCCACTCGTATTGCGAGCGCTTTTTTACTACTGCTCAGTGCGTTGTGCTCCGCACAGCCTCGTCAGATGCTGGCGGGCAATCTCTCCAGCGCGGGGTCGGATACGCTGGCTAACCTGATGGCCTTTTGGGCGGCGGATTTCAGCCAGCATTACCCGAACGTGAATTTACAGATTCAGGCCGCCGGCTCGTCCTCTGCGCCGACGTCTCTGGCATCGGGAGCCGCGCAGCTTGGGCCGATGAGCAGAGCGATGAAGGCCAGCGAAATTGAGGCGTTCGTCCAGCATTATGGTTACCCGCCGCTGGCGGTGCCGGTGGCACTGGATGCGCTGGTCGTGCTGGTCAATCAGGATAACCCACTGCCTGGGCTGAACTTGTCGCAGTTGGACGCCATCTTTTCGATTACGCAGCGCTGCGGTAACCACCAGCCGATAAAACAGTGGGGCGATCTTGGCCTGCATGGCAGTTGGGAAAAACGCACGCTACTGCGCTATGGGCGAAACTCTGCGTCGGGAACCTATGGGTTCTTTAAGCAAAAGGCGCTATGCCGTGGCGATTTCCTTCCTCAGGTTAATGAATTGCCGGGTTCGGCGTCCGTTGTGCAGGCCGTTGCGGCGTCAACCGATGCCATCGGCTATGCCAGCGTGGGGTTTCGTACCAGCGGTGTGAGAATGCTGCCGTTAGCCGCACAGGGCACCGACTACATCTACCCCTCGACTGAAAATATCCGCAGCGGTTTGTATCCCTACACCCGCTATCTCTATATCTATGTAAACAAAGCGCCCAGCCAACCGCTGGAAGCGCTGACGGCGGCATTTTTAGATCGTGTGCTGTCCGAAACGGGGCAGTCGCTGGTGAATCAGGATGGTTATTTACCGCTGCCGGAAGAAACGCGTCGTCAGGCGCGTCAGCAGATTGGCCTGCCGCAATAA
- the brnQ gene encoding branched-chain amino acid transport system II carrier protein: protein MSHRLTSKDIVALGFMTFALFVGAGNIIFPPMVGLQAGEHVWTAALGFLLTAVGLPVLTVIALARVGGGVDALSSPIGKKAGVVLATVCYLAVGPLFATPRTATVSFEVGLAPLVGNGASPLLIYSLIYFAIVIAISLYPGKLLDTVGHVLAPLKIIALAVLGIAAVLWPAGSPIPATETYEQLPFSNGFVNGYLTMDTLGAMVFGIVIVNAARSRGVTSAVLLTRYTMWAGLIAGVGLTLVYLSLFQLGSVSGELVPQAQNGAEILHAYVQHSFGNMGSSFLALLIFIACLVTAVGLTCACAEFFAQYLPLSYRTLVFVLGSFSMVVSNLGLSHLIQLSIPVLTAIYPPCIILVLLSFTLRWWNSASRIVAPVMLVSLLFGMIDGIKSSAFKTLLPEWSLNLPLSEQGLAWLPPSLLILLVAVIYDRLCGRQEVTVHQ, encoded by the coding sequence ATGAGTCATCGTTTAACTTCCAAAGATATCGTGGCATTAGGTTTTATGACCTTTGCTTTGTTCGTGGGGGCAGGAAATATTATTTTCCCGCCGATGGTGGGATTGCAGGCCGGAGAGCACGTTTGGACTGCAGCGCTCGGCTTTCTGCTGACAGCAGTTGGCCTACCGGTGTTGACCGTGATCGCCCTTGCCCGGGTTGGCGGTGGCGTTGACGCGCTGAGTTCGCCGATTGGTAAAAAGGCCGGTGTGGTTCTGGCGACCGTGTGCTATCTGGCTGTTGGGCCACTGTTCGCAACGCCGCGCACGGCAACCGTCTCGTTTGAAGTCGGTCTGGCGCCTTTAGTCGGCAACGGAGCCTCTCCGCTGCTGATTTATAGCCTGATTTATTTTGCTATTGTGATCGCGATTTCCCTGTATCCCGGCAAACTGCTGGATACGGTCGGCCATGTGCTGGCACCGTTGAAGATCATTGCTCTGGCAGTACTGGGTATTGCGGCGGTGCTGTGGCCTGCCGGTTCGCCTATTCCCGCGACAGAAACGTATGAGCAACTGCCGTTCTCTAATGGTTTTGTTAACGGCTATCTGACGATGGATACGCTCGGCGCAATGGTCTTTGGCATCGTGATCGTGAATGCGGCTCGCTCGCGTGGGGTGACCAGCGCCGTACTGCTGACGCGCTACACCATGTGGGCGGGATTAATTGCTGGTGTTGGCCTGACATTAGTCTATTTGAGCCTGTTCCAGCTCGGTTCCGTCAGCGGTGAACTGGTACCGCAGGCGCAGAACGGTGCTGAAATTCTCCATGCCTATGTGCAACATTCGTTTGGCAATATGGGAAGCAGCTTTCTGGCGTTGTTAATCTTCATCGCGTGTTTGGTGACGGCGGTGGGGCTGACCTGTGCCTGTGCTGAATTCTTTGCACAATACCTGCCGTTGTCTTACCGCACGCTGGTGTTTGTGCTGGGATCGTTCTCGATGGTGGTGTCTAATCTGGGCCTGAGCCATCTGATTCAACTTTCCATTCCCGTGCTGACGGCGATTTATCCACCGTGTATCATTCTAGTTTTATTGAGCTTTACGCTGCGTTGGTGGAATAGCGCTTCACGTATTGTGGCCCCCGTCATGTTAGTCAGTCTGTTATTTGGCATGATTGATGGTATAAAATCGTCGGCCTTCAAAACGCTGTTGCCAGAGTGGAGCCTCAACTTGCCGCTGAGCGAGCAAGGGTTGGCCTGGTTGCCACCGTCACTGCTGATTTTATTGGTTGCGGTGATTTACGACAGACTTTGTGGTCGTCAGGAAGTTACGGTACACCAATAA
- the proY gene encoding proline-specific permease ProY, translating into MEQPSSKLKRGLSTRHIRFIALGSAIGTGLFYGSASAIQMAGPSVLLAYLIGGVVAYIIMRALGEMSVHNPQSSSFSRYAQDYLGPLAGYITGWTYCFEMLIVAIADVTAFGIYMGVWFPAVPHWVWVLSVVLIIGAINLMNVKAFGELEFWLSFFKVATIIIMIAAGIGIIIWGIGNGGEPTGIHNLWSNGGFFSNGVMGMILSLQLVMFAYGGVEIIGITAGEAKDPQKSIPRAINSVPWRILVFYVGTLFVIMSIYPWNQVGTNGSPFVLTFQHMGITAAAGILNFVVITASLSAINSDVFGVGRMLHGMAEQGHAPKVFSRISKHGIPWVTVVVMMMALLVAVYLNYIMPGKVFLVIASLATFATVWVWIMILFSQIAFRRRLSPDEVKALAFPLRGGIVTSVFGIVFLFFIIGLIGYFPDTRVSLYVGIIWILLLLVGYVWKKKRQNAVAAQN; encoded by the coding sequence ATGGAACAACCATCCTCCAAGCTCAAGCGTGGGTTAAGCACGCGGCATATCCGCTTTATCGCCCTTGGCTCGGCGATCGGAACCGGTCTGTTTTATGGTTCCGCGAGTGCGATCCAAATGGCTGGCCCCAGTGTGTTACTGGCTTATCTGATCGGTGGGGTCGTCGCGTATATCATCATGCGCGCACTGGGCGAAATGTCGGTGCACAACCCGCAGTCCAGCTCGTTTTCCCGCTATGCGCAGGATTATCTCGGGCCATTAGCGGGGTATATCACCGGCTGGACCTACTGCTTTGAGATGCTGATTGTCGCCATTGCCGATGTGACCGCGTTTGGCATCTACATGGGCGTCTGGTTCCCTGCCGTGCCGCACTGGGTGTGGGTTCTGAGCGTAGTGCTTATCATCGGTGCCATTAACCTGATGAATGTGAAAGCCTTTGGTGAACTGGAGTTTTGGCTCTCTTTCTTCAAAGTCGCCACCATTATCATCATGATCGCAGCTGGGATCGGCATCATCATCTGGGGTATTGGCAACGGGGGCGAACCCACCGGTATCCACAACCTCTGGAGCAATGGCGGGTTCTTCAGTAACGGTGTGATGGGGATGATTCTCTCGCTGCAACTGGTGATGTTTGCGTACGGTGGCGTGGAGATCATCGGGATTACCGCAGGTGAGGCCAAAGATCCGCAGAAGTCTATCCCTCGCGCGATTAACTCTGTGCCGTGGCGTATTCTGGTGTTCTATGTCGGTACACTGTTCGTGATTATGTCGATTTACCCGTGGAATCAGGTTGGTACTAACGGCAGTCCGTTTGTGCTGACATTCCAACATATGGGCATTACGGCGGCGGCAGGCATCCTGAACTTTGTCGTGATTACTGCGTCGCTGTCGGCGATTAACAGTGATGTCTTCGGCGTAGGCCGTATGCTGCACGGGATGGCGGAGCAGGGGCATGCGCCGAAGGTGTTTAGCCGTATTTCCAAACACGGTATTCCGTGGGTCACGGTGGTGGTGATGATGATGGCGCTGCTGGTGGCGGTGTACCTGAACTACATTATGCCTGGCAAAGTTTTCCTAGTGATTGCTTCACTGGCAACGTTTGCGACGGTGTGGGTGTGGATCATGATTCTGTTTTCTCAGATCGCATTCCGCCGTCGTCTGAGCCCGGATGAAGTGAAGGCGCTGGCGTTCCCACTGCGCGGCGGCATCGTGACCTCCGTTTTCGGCATTGTCTTCCTGTTCTTCATCATTGGTTTGATTGGCTACTTCCCAGACACGCGCGTGTCGCTGTATGTCGGCATCATCTGGATATTGCTGCTTTTAGTGGGCTATGTCTGGAAGAAGAAGCGTCAGAACGCGGTAGCGGCACAGAATTAA
- the phoR gene encoding phosphate regulon sensor histidine kinase PhoR — MLERLSWKRLALELAFFCLPALLLGLIFGYLPWFLLVAVLGLLCWNFYNQLKLSYWLWVDRSMTPPPGRWSWEPLFYGLYQMQLRNRRRRRELALLIKRFRSGAESLPDAVVITTEEGTIFWCNHLAQHLLSFRWPEDNGQNILNLLRYPEFTNYMKGQDFSRPLTLQLNNSHHVEFRVMPYSEGQLLMVARDITQMHQLEGARRNFFANVSHELRTPLTVLQGYLEMMQEETLDAALRGKALNTMQEQTRRMDGLVKQLLTLSRIEAATAIDLNEKVDIPLMLRVLQREAQTLSQGRHEIVFRVNESLRVFGNEEQLRSAVSNLVYNAVNHTPAGTRIEVCWQKIPQGAQFQVSDNGPGIAAEHLPRLTERFYRVDKARSRQTGGSGLGLAIVKHALSHHDSRLEIMSEDGLGSRFVFTLPNRLIVPASLAENTVKPSA; from the coding sequence GTGCTAGAACGTTTATCCTGGAAAAGGCTGGCATTGGAGCTGGCTTTTTTTTGTTTGCCCGCTTTACTGCTGGGGCTGATTTTTGGCTATCTGCCCTGGTTTCTGCTGGTCGCCGTATTAGGCTTACTGTGCTGGAATTTTTATAACCAGCTAAAACTCTCGTATTGGCTGTGGGTTGACCGCAGCATGACGCCGCCGCCCGGCCGCTGGAGTTGGGAACCGCTGTTTTACGGGCTCTATCAGATGCAGTTGCGTAATCGACGCCGACGCCGTGAGCTGGCGCTCCTGATCAAACGGTTTCGCAGCGGTGCCGAATCCTTACCTGATGCCGTGGTGATCACCACCGAAGAAGGAACGATCTTCTGGTGTAATCATCTGGCGCAGCACCTGCTGAGTTTTCGCTGGCCGGAAGATAACGGTCAGAATATCCTCAACTTATTGCGCTATCCCGAATTCACGAATTACATGAAAGGACAGGATTTTAGCCGTCCTCTCACGCTGCAGTTGAATAATTCCCACCATGTTGAATTCCGCGTGATGCCCTATTCCGAAGGCCAGCTATTGATGGTGGCGCGTGATATTACGCAAATGCACCAGCTTGAAGGCGCCAGACGTAACTTTTTTGCCAACGTGAGCCATGAACTGCGTACGCCGCTGACGGTGTTGCAGGGCTATCTGGAAATGATGCAGGAAGAAACGCTGGATGCGGCGTTACGCGGAAAAGCGTTGAATACCATGCAGGAGCAGACCCGACGCATGGACGGGCTGGTCAAACAGCTGCTGACCCTGTCCCGTATTGAGGCGGCGACGGCAATCGATTTGAATGAAAAGGTTGATATCCCGTTGATGCTGCGCGTATTGCAGCGTGAAGCGCAGACGCTGAGTCAGGGGCGTCATGAGATCGTCTTTCGTGTGAATGAAAGCCTCCGCGTGTTTGGTAATGAAGAACAGCTGCGCAGCGCGGTATCCAATCTGGTGTATAACGCAGTCAACCATACCCCAGCGGGAACGCGTATCGAAGTTTGCTGGCAGAAGATCCCACAGGGCGCGCAATTTCAGGTCAGCGATAACGGGCCGGGCATTGCGGCCGAGCACTTGCCGCGTCTGACGGAACGCTTTTATCGGGTGGATAAGGCGCGCTCACGACAAACGGGCGGCAGCGGGCTGGGGCTGGCGATTGTTAAGCATGCGCTCAGCCATCATGATTCTCGTCTGGAGATCATGAGTGAGGATGGGCTGGGCTCACGTTTCGTCTTTACGTTGCCGAATCGGTTGATTGTCCCTGCCTCTCTGGCTGAAAATACGGTGAAACCTTCAGCCTGA